Genomic segment of Candidatus Neomarinimicrobiota bacterium:
TCTCCGTAGCCATGCAGAAACATCCCAGGGTTTTTGACAATCTCTATGTAAACATGATTCATGCCGGGGAAGAAGCGGGGGTCATGGATACTGTATTGAACCGGCTAAGCAGCCTCATTGAATCCGATATCAAGGTCAAGCAGGAAGTCAAATCGGCCATGCGTTATCCCATCATTGTGCTTGTCGTGCTTATCCTGGCTTTTGTGGGCGCTATGGTTTTTATTATTCCGGCCTTTATGGGAATGTTCAATCAGATGGGCGCCGAATTGCCGTTACCCACTAGGATTATGATTGCCACGTCGGATTTCATGCGGAACTACTGGTGGTTATTGGGGGCCATCGTGGCAGGAATCATCTTTGGGTTTAAAAAATACATCAATACAGAAAGCGGCCGTTTATGGTGGGATGGGTTTAAAATGAAAGCGCCGGTTTTCGGGAATTTGATCTCCAAATCCGCCTTATCCCGTTTTGCCCACATGATGCGGACCCTGAGCCAGAGCGGAATTCAGATTGTGGATGCTTTGAAGGTCGTGGCGGAAACCACGGGAAATGCAGCCCTCACGCGGGACATCCTGGAAGCCCGGAAAGATGTGATCCGGGGAAATGCCATCGCCGAATCCTTAAGAAAAAGTAAGTATTTTTCCAAGCTGGTCATACAGATGATAGACATCGGCGAACAGAGCGGAAGCCTGGAAGAAATGATGGGCAGCATTGCCAAGCAGTACGACCGGGATGTGGACTATTCCATCAAGAAACTTTCCAGTCTGATCGAACCCATCATGGTCATGATCA
This window contains:
- a CDS encoding type II secretion system F family protein, with protein sequence MPTFEYKILGKNGVPRTETGEGPGKKEMLSMLESQGYMVLSIKEVKGGGGKGGTKFGEKIKPEDISLFTDQLATMLKAGVPLVTSLEAIHSQVSNEKFKGILYEIIGDVNSGYSLSVAMQKHPRVFDNLYVNMIHAGEEAGVMDTVLNRLSSLIESDIKVKQEVKSAMRYPIIVLVVLILAFVGAMVFIIPAFMGMFNQMGAELPLPTRIMIATSDFMRNYWWLLGAIVAGIIFGFKKYINTESGRLWWDGFKMKAPVFGNLISKSALSRFAHMMRTLSQSGIQIVDALKVVAETTGNAALTRDILEARKDVIRGNAIAESLRKSKYFSKLVIQMIDIGEQSGSLEEMMGSIAKQYDRDVDYSIKKLSSLIEPIMVMIISGFLLIFALGIFLPMWNMSSIM